Proteins found in one Dermacentor silvarum isolate Dsil-2018 chromosome 8, BIME_Dsil_1.4, whole genome shotgun sequence genomic segment:
- the LOC119460800 gene encoding LOW QUALITY PROTEIN: transmembrane protein 39A-B-like (The sequence of the model RefSeq protein was modified relative to this genomic sequence to represent the inferred CDS: deleted 1 base in 1 codon), translated as MTRVTNSRRNFAKSGASKAVIPTDDRAGLNQEGPSSLARHIQLPELPVDGDLAFEAQAALFAVVLLVCQQLQLHRAAWWLPHAHQDQALHYELVEPHAAALSLAIMCHPLPAAFAQRVLAALLPISWEPRATAVCRGATLMATAGLVAWAAFHVCCKHGVFSVLCLAYPGVIHVVLFGPRPGLIREWPMPVAHVCSSVPAEVRAEVERHKHDFNERLKRCLFQALLVTYYAALQPCCFVPPSLHLEPWALAQHGLLAWLAALTLHASRLFPPRYLDSLHRAALHLGRWRRLEARHVHAPHHLWSDTVLWPQNNLVKHSREFFRAEGVSNAAEPGHPWHGRFYGLFRSPAVVVGGALALQAAQLLFLLYLLASSSEWHRLLTASLLVLLNALTLFKLARQYLVLDKVYHAERLLHERLAS; from the exons ATGACTCGAGTTACAAATTCCCGTCGAAACTTTGCAAAGTCGGGTGCAAGCAAAGCTGTGATACCGACAGATGACAG GGCAGGACTGAACCAGGAGGGGCCCTCTAGTCTAGCACGCCACATCCAGCTGCCTGAGCTGCCCGTGGATGGTGATCTTGCGTTTGAGGCACAAGCAGCGCTCTTTGCTGTGGTGCTGCTGGTGTGCCAGCAACTGCAGCTGCACCGAGCCGCCTGGTGGCTGCCACATGCACACCAAGACCAGGCACTGCACTATGAACTGGTGGAGCCGCACGCGGCTGCTCTGAGCCTAGCGATCATGTGCCACCCGCTGCCGGCGGCCTTTGCCCAGCGAGTGCTGGCTGCTTTGCTGCCAATCAGCTGGGAGCCCCGTGCGACAGCCGTGTGCCGAGGGGCCACATTGATGGCCACTGCAGGGCTTGTGGCTTGGGCAGCCTTCCACGTGTGCTGCAAGCATGGCGTTTTCAGTGTCCTGTGCCTTGCCTACCC GGGGGTTATTCACGTAGTGCTGTTTGGGCCCCGGCCAGGACTAATACGCGAATGGCCTATGCCTGTGGCACACGTGTGTTCCTCTGTGCCAGCTGAAGTGAGGGCCGAGGTGGAGCGCCACAAGCATGACTTCAATGAGCGACTCAAGCGGTGTCTCTTCCAG GCACTGCTAGTGACGTACTATGCGGCCCTGCAGCCGTGCTGCTTTGTGCCGCCATCTCTGCATCTGGAGCCCTGGGCACTTGCCCAGCACGGCTTGCTGGCTTGGCTGGCTGCTTTGACGCTGCATGCTTCACGCCTGTTCCCACCACGTTACCTGGATTCACTGCACAGGGCCGCACTGCACCTCGGACGCTGGCGCCGCCTTGAGGCTCGTCATGTCCATGCCCCACATCATCT GTGGTCCGACACAGTGCTGTGGCCCCAGAATAACCTGGTGAAGCACAGT CGTGAGTTCTTCCGGGCAGAGGGGGTCAGCAACGCTGCGGAGCCGGGCCACCCATGGCATGGCCGTTTCTATGGTCTGTTCCGAAGTCCCGCTGTGGTGGTCGGGGGAGCACTTGCACTACAGGCAGCTCAGCTGCTGTTCTTGCTTTACCTTCTGGCTAGTTCGTCGGAGTGGCATCGGCTGCTTACAGCCAGTCTGCTCGTGTTGCTCAATGCACTGACCCTCTTCAAACTAGCGCGTCAGTATCTAGTCCTTGACAAAGTCTATCATGCGGAGCGCCTGCTGCACGAGCGACTTGCGTCCTGA